From a single Populus trichocarpa isolate Nisqually-1 chromosome 17, P.trichocarpa_v4.1, whole genome shotgun sequence genomic region:
- the LOC7472524 gene encoding putative UDP-rhamnose:rhamnosyltransferase 1, with amino-acid sequence MASKSHVFMFPWFAFGHILPYLEFSKQLAAKGIHISFISTPRNIKRLPSIPQNISGKFKFIEIQLPIVDGLPENCEATIDLSPEQIQYLKQAYDALKVPFESLVQKEAPEMILFDFAACWIPAIAARYGITSVFFSPLSAASSAYLGPPDELHSFRLRTRPEDYARAPEWIPFPSLVAYRPDQGTRYMQHVYIPDVSGISTGQRRAKTLAECDMVAVRSCREFEDSYLNVLEEIYQKPVLPIGLLPSNFVENKTSHPESSNFSSTFKWLDKQEQKSVVFVGFGSEYKMPVETIHELAYGIELSGLPFMWILKKPEGIDSQDLLPTGFVSRISDRGIVSFGWAPQLEILAHPSIGGCLFHSGWGSIIESLGFGHPLILMPMVNDQTLNAKLLVEKSAGFEVPRNKDGSFNRDMVAKSMRLVMVDKEGEPIRLKTSELQAIFSSQHLQDDYISKFIRYTSSFKKKEH; translated from the coding sequence ATGGCTTCCAAATCCCATGTGTTCATGTTCCCATGGTTTGCATTTGGCCACATACTACCGTATCTCGAGTTTTCGAAACAATTAGCAGCGAAGGGTATTCATATATCATTCATATCCACCCCAAGAAATATTAAGAGATTACCTTCCATTCCTCAAAATATTTCAGGCAAGTTCAAGTTCATCGAGATCCAACTACCAATTGTTGATGGCCTGCCTGAAAACTGTGAGGCCACCATTGACCTGTCACCGGAGCAAATACAGTATCTAAAGCAGGCATATGATGCCTTAAAGGTGCCATTTGAGAGCCTGGTTCAAAAAGAAGCACCAGAGATGATTCTGTTTGACTTTGCTGCTTGCTGGATCCCAGCTATTGCAGCTAGATATGGGATTACTTCTGTGTTTTTCAGTCCATTATCAGCTGCCTCATCAGCATATCTAGGGCCACCAGATGAGTTACATTCCTTCCGTCTACGTACTAGACCAGAAGATTATGCAAGAGCTCCAGAATGGATCCCCTTCCCTTCACTTGTTGCTTACAGGCCTGATCAGGGAACAAGGTATATGCAACATGTATACATTCCTGATGTATCTGGAATTTCAACTGGCCAACGGCGGGCAAAAACTCTGGCAGAATGTGACATGGTTGCAGTAAGGAGTTGTAGAGAGTTTGAAGATTCCTATTTGAATGTCCTAGAAGAAATCTACCAAAAGCCAGTTTTACCTATCGGCTTGCTCCCTTCAAATTTTGTTGAAAACAAAACTAGCCATCCTGAATCCTCCAATTTTTCTAGTACTTTTAAGTGGCTAGACAAACAAGAGCAAAAGTCTGTGGTCTTTGTGGGATTTGGAAGTGAGTACAAGATGCCAGTTGAAACAATCCATGAATTAGCCTATGGTATTGAACTTTCTGGGCTGCCATTCATGTGGATCCTCAAAAAGCCAGAAGGTATTGACAGCCAAGACTTATTGCCAACCGGGTTTGTCTCTCGGATCTCAGATCGGGGAATCGTTAGTTTTGGTTGGGCTCCACAACTAGAAATACTGGCTCATCCATCCATTGGGGGGTGCCTCTTTCATTCAGGATGGGGCTCCATCATTGAATCACTTGGTTTCGGACACCCCTTAATTCTTATGCCTATGGTCAACGACCAGACACTTAATGCTAAGTTACTAGTGGAAAAGAGTGCTGGATTTGAAGTTCCAAGGAATAAAGATGGTTCATTCAACCGAGACATGGTTGCCAAGTCAATGAGACTAGTGATGGTCGACAAAGAAGGGGAGCCTATAAGACTTAAGACCTCTGAACTGCAAGCAATATTTTCTAGTCAGCACCTGCAAGATGACTACATCAGCAAGTTTATTCGATATACAAGCAGTTTCAAGAAAAAGGAACATTAA
- the LOC7484610 gene encoding kinetochore protein NUF2 homolog, which produces MSKFEYPILPRADMISILAESQIAAVIENDLKNPTPDFVSDIYTRLLVYLDLLHEEDGGQVEFAALEQLENPHYHVGSARTVNNYIKIKEVIALLQCPAVFTLKDLLKPQADRTQFFLSAILNFCLHKDSKMNELRPIGEELSLLDEQRREFDDKISQLNAEIAEYNDARERELPLVQDVDGKVKELRQRIGDLNNHQMSQRATYRKLKEMSTEMDGEISRAEFDLVQSVQENVNLRSKIVQSPDKLQRALEEKKSVRQDARNAERLAMQSFQAKTDVLEVYTKASKKMSKHFNQMQAIHEQVNSAKSIEKDYKALKAKLGYDELMDKSLSAKLVELQVKAQQLDECKKLLEKERDAKCDEATEEFNNIKSEVESRRHDLGARQRKVEDVLTKVDAITSKTNMVKESGVAEVQKLVHKREEIAEQFQLYKNSIGHLLHCADS; this is translated from the exons ATGTCGAAGTTCGAGTACCCAATACTCCCCCGTGCGGACATGATATCGATCCTGGCCGAGTCACAAATCGCCGCCGTTATTGAAAATGACCTCAAAAACCCAACCCCTGATTTCGTCTCCGACATCTACACCCGTCTCTTAGTCTACCTCGATCTTCTCCACGA GGAAGACGGCGGGCAAGTTGAATTTGCAGCATTAGAACAGCTAGAGAACCCACATTACCATGTCGGGTCGGCCCGGActgttaataattatattaagattaAAGAGGTTATAGCTTTGCTACAATGCCCTGCTGTTTTTACTCTCAAAGATCTTTTGAAACCCCAAGCAGATCGCACTCAATTTTTTCTCAGTGCTATTCTTAATTTCTGTCTTCATAAAGACTCCAAAATGAATGAATTGAGACCCATTGGGGAGGAACTTTCGCTTCTTGACGAGCAGCGAAGAGAATTCGACGATAAGATTTCCCAG TTGAATGCGGAGATTGCGGAGTACAATGATGCGAGGGAGAGAGAGTTACCGCTTGTTCAAGATGTTGATGGTAAAGTTAAAGAATTGCGCCAAAGGATTGGTGACCTCAATAACCACCAGATGTCTCAGAGAGCTACTTACCGGAAATTGAAGGAGATGAGTACAGAAATGGACGGGGAA atCTCAAGGGCCGAGTTTGACCTGGTACAAAGTGTTCAAGAAAATGTGAATTTAAGGTCAAAAATTGTTCAATCACCAGATAAACTGCAG AGGGCTTTGGAGGAGAAGAAATCAGTTCGACAAGATGCAAGAAATGCTGAAAGATTAGCAATGCAATCCTTTCAGGCTAAGACTGATGTCCTTGAGGTTTATACGAAG GCTTCTAAGAAAATGTCAAAGCACTTCAATCAGATGCAGGCAATTCATGAACAG GTAAATTCTGCCAAATCAATTGAAAAGGACTATAAGGCCTTAAAAGCTAAGCTCGGTTATGATGAACTGATGGATAAGTCACTTAGTGCCAAACTTGTTGAGTTGCAAGTGAAAG CACAACAGTTGGATGAGTGTAAAAAGCTgttagagaaagaaagagatgctAAGTGTGACGAAGCTACTGAAGAATTCAATAATATCAAATCGGAGGTGGAATCCAGGAGGCATGATCTAGGAGCGAGGCAAAGGAAGGTTGAAGATGTATTAACAAAG GTGGATGCTATAACTTCAAAGACTAACATGGTAAAAGAATCTGGTGTGGCTGAAGTGCAAAAGCTAGTTCACAAACGTGAAGAGATTGCAGAACAG TTTCAACTATATAAGAACTCCATTGGGCATTTGCTGCACTGTGCTGACAGTTGA
- the LOC7472525 gene encoding uncharacterized protein LOC7472525, with protein sequence MQSSTIPTFPTSPFPPKTLLFSSKTQSFPSKSSLLAQSCHLFRPKMASLSGFIVRSQTGTSSSGEKGFSTLNEYMGKGGIDVGDELVVLYDHIQYASKRIAALVASPFNSSLSKQSNFAGGDSGSGRDAPKPLDIVSNEIILSSLKNSGKVAVMASEEDDAPVWINDDGPFVVVTDPLDGSRNIDASIPTGTIFGIYRRLVELDHLPQEEKATLNSLQSGAKLVAAGYVLYSSATILCTSFGSGTHAFTLDHSTGDFIQTHIDIKIPPRGQIYSVNDARYFDWPEGLRQYIDTVRQGKGRYPKKYSARYICSLVADFHRTLLYGGVAMNPRNHLRLVYEANPLSFLVEQAGGRGSDGKSRILSMQPVKLHQRLPLFLGSLEDMEELESYGDVQQKVNPGYEV encoded by the exons ATGCAATCATCTACCATACCCACATTCCCAACTTCACCTTTTCCTCCAAAAACcctccttttctcttcaaaaaccCAGTCTTTTCCATCAAAAAGCTCACTTCTTGCCCAAAGTTGTCATCTTTTCAGGCCAAAAATGGCTTCTCTAAGTGGGTTTATTGTAAGATCACAAACGGGTACTTCTTCAAGTGGTGAAAAGGGGTTTTCTACTTTGAATGAATATATGGGGAAGGGAGGGATTGATGTGGGAGATGAGTTAGTGGTGTTGTATGATCATATACAATATGCCTCTAAGAGAATTGCAGCTCTTGTGGCTTCTCCTTTCAACTCTAGTCTCAGTAAACAGAGTAATTTTGCTGGAGGTGACAGTGGTTCAGGCAGAGACGCACCAAAACCTCTTGATATTGTCTCA AATGAAATCATCTTATCTTCCCTTAAAAATTCTGGAAAAGTTGCTGTTATGGCTTCAGAAGAAGATGATGCTCCAGTTTGGATTAATGATGATGGTCCATTTGTGGTGGTAACAGATCCTCTTGATGGGTCTCGAAATATCGATGCCTCCATTCCTACAGGAACAATTTTTGGGATATACAGGCGCCTTGTTGAACTGGATCATCTACCCCAGGAGGAAAAAGCTACGCTGAATTCATTGCAAAGTGGAGCCAAGCTTGTAGCTGCTGGGTATGTTCTCTATTCATCAGCCACTATACTGTGCACCAGCTTTGGTTCTGGAACGCATGCATTTACACTGGATCATTCCACAGGAGACTTCATTCAGACTCATATAGACATTAAGATTCCTCCTCGAG GGCAAATTTATTCTGTAAATGATGCGCGATACTTTGACTGGCCTGAAGGATTAAGGCAATATATTGACACTGTTAGACAGGGGAAAGGCAGATACCCCAAGAAGTACTCTGCTCGTTATATATGTTCTCTCGTAGCTGATTTCCATCGAACGCTGTTGTATGGTGGTGTCGCAATGAATCCAAGGAACCATCTTCGTCTAGTTTATGAGGCAAATCCTCTTAGTTTTCTTGTTGAGCAAGCTGGGGGCAGAGGTTCTGATGGTAAAAGCAGGATTCTCTCTATGCAACCAGTCAAATTGCATCAAAGACTGCCTTTATTTTTAGGAAGTTTAGAAGACATGGAAGAGTTAGAGAGTTATGGAGATGTTCAACAGAAAGTAAACCCTGGATATGAAGTTTGA
- the LOC127904527 gene encoding soyasaponin III rhamnosyltransferase-like — translation MTTRRWDGCGNDLRRKRNPEGLDISELLPTGFSDSTSDRGIVCLGWAPQPEILAHPAIGGCLLHSGWGSIIESLSYGHPQKLMPMVADQGLNAKLLFEKGNGFQVQSNEDGAHNQDSIAMSLRFVIADQEGQHLRFRAAEMQTIFANQDLHDNYTEEFVEFIFNHKKRQDLSFHGKASWGKTSV, via the exons ATGACGACGCGGAGATGGGACGGCTGTGGAAATGACTTGCGAAGAAAG AGGAATCCAGAAGGACTGGACATCTCAGAATTGCTTCCAACTGGATTTTCTGATAGCACATCTGATCGCGGAATTGTATGTCTTGGTTGGGCACCACAACCTGAAATTCTTGCACATCCTGCCATCGGAGGGTGTCTCCTTCATTCTGGATGGGGTTCTATCATTGAATCGCTCTCTTACGGGCACCCTCAGAAACTCATGCCTATGGTAGCTGACCAAGGTCTTAATGCCAAGCTTTTATTCGAGAAAGGAAATGGCTTTCAGGTGCAAAGCAATGAAGATGGCGCACACAACCAAGACTCAATTGCCATGTCCCTGAGATTCGTGATAGCAGATCAAGAAGGACAGCATTTACGGTTTCGGGCAGCTGAAATGCAAACAATTTTTGCTAACCAGGATCTACATGATAACTATACAGAGGAGTTTGTTGAGTTTATTTTCAACCATAAGAAAAGGCAAGATTTGAGTTTTCATGGAAAGGCTAGCTGGGGGAAAACATCTGTATAA